In Porphyrobacter sp. LM 6, one DNA window encodes the following:
- the yidD gene encoding membrane protein insertion efficiency factor YidD, with amino-acid sequence MKQILILIARGWQIGPSRILPPSCRYSPSCSQYAIEAIGKYGALKGGWMAAKRLMRCHPWGGHGHDPVP; translated from the coding sequence ATGAAGCAGATCCTCATTCTCATCGCGCGCGGCTGGCAAATCGGGCCTTCCCGCATCCTGCCACCCTCTTGCCGATATTCTCCATCATGCAGCCAGTATGCGATCGAAGCGATCGGCAAGTACGGCGCGCTTAAGGGTGGATGGATGGCGGCTAAGCGGCTAATGCGCTGCCACCCTTGGGGTGGTCACGGACATGATCCGGTACCCTAG
- the rnpA gene encoding ribonuclease P protein component translates to MLSVLTKRADFLAANSGTRNARSGFVLLTRPNGGQGIRYGITVTKKIGNAVVRNRMKRRFRELLRAALPEQGLPDHDHVLIGRAGGVERDFHLMADELSLALARAREGKGDPSGGRRPRRGNRRP, encoded by the coding sequence ATGCTTTCGGTTCTGACCAAGCGCGCTGATTTTCTGGCGGCCAATTCCGGCACGCGCAATGCGCGGAGCGGTTTCGTGCTGCTGACCCGCCCGAACGGCGGGCAAGGCATCCGCTACGGGATCACCGTCACCAAGAAGATCGGCAATGCGGTTGTCCGCAACCGCATGAAGCGCCGTTTCCGCGAGCTGCTTCGCGCAGCGCTGCCGGAGCAAGGGTTGCCCGATCACGATCACGTGCTGATCGGTCGTGCCGGCGGCGTGGAGCGCGACTTTCATCTGATGGCGGACGAGCTCAGCCTTGCGCTTGCGCGTGCCCGGGAAGGCAAGGGTGATCCATCCGGCGGGCGGCGGCCGAGGCGCGGAAATCGCCGCCCATGA
- the rpmH gene encoding 50S ribosomal protein L34 — MKRTFQPSNLVRARRHGFFARKATPGGQKVLRARRARGRKKLCA; from the coding sequence ATGAAGCGGACCTTCCAACCCAGCAATCTCGTGCGTGCCCGTCGCCACGGCTTCTTCGCGCGCAAGGCGACCCCCGGTGGCCAGAAGGTGCTGCGCGCCCGTCGTGCTCGCGGCCGCAAGAAGCTCTGCGCGTAA
- a CDS encoding YifB family Mg chelatase-like AAA ATPase, translated as MVALVRTVAYLGLEARAVEVQCQVAPGLPRFSVVGLPDKAVSESRERVQAALSAMGLALPPKRITINLSPADLPKDGSHYDLPIALALLAAMGVTDAEQLGDWIAVGELALDGRVVASPGVLITALHASALGAGLICPAEQGPEARWASGVPVLAPRDLTALLAHLKGSLVLDEPPRGQVADGTGGNDLKQVKGQETAKRALEIAAAGGHNLLMVGPPGSGKSLLASCLPGILPELTPAEALEVSMVQSVAGTLEGGRISRARPFRAPHHSASMAALTGGGLKVRPGEVSLAHLGVLFLDELPEFQRPVLDSLRQPLETGQVDVARANAHVTFPARVQLVAAMNPCRCGYAGDAARNCNRYPRCVGDYQARLSGPLLDRIDLHVHVAAVSAVDMALPPPTEGSAEVARRVAAARSRQTARGVRSNAELEGERLEQYATPDEAGRKLLLQAAEKLRLSARGYTRMLRVGRTIADLAGAETIGRAHIAEALSYRLTSG; from the coding sequence ATGGTCGCGCTGGTAAGGACGGTTGCCTATCTCGGGCTGGAGGCGCGCGCGGTCGAAGTGCAGTGTCAGGTTGCGCCTGGCCTGCCGCGCTTCTCGGTGGTCGGTCTGCCTGACAAGGCGGTGAGCGAAAGCCGCGAACGGGTGCAGGCAGCGCTGTCGGCGATGGGTCTTGCGCTCCCGCCCAAGCGGATCACCATCAACTTGTCTCCGGCCGATCTGCCCAAGGACGGATCGCATTACGACCTGCCGATCGCGCTCGCGCTGCTTGCTGCAATGGGCGTGACCGACGCCGAACAACTGGGCGACTGGATCGCGGTCGGAGAGCTCGCGCTTGATGGCCGGGTGGTCGCCAGCCCGGGGGTCCTGATTACCGCGCTTCATGCCAGCGCGCTCGGCGCAGGCCTGATCTGCCCCGCCGAGCAAGGCCCCGAAGCGCGCTGGGCAAGCGGGGTGCCGGTGCTCGCCCCGCGCGATCTCACTGCGCTCCTCGCCCATCTCAAGGGCTCGCTGGTCCTCGACGAACCGCCGCGCGGACAGGTCGCTGATGGCACGGGCGGCAATGATCTCAAGCAGGTCAAAGGGCAGGAAACCGCCAAGCGCGCGCTCGAAATCGCAGCGGCGGGCGGGCACAATCTGCTGATGGTCGGCCCGCCGGGATCAGGCAAGAGCCTGCTCGCCTCCTGCTTGCCGGGCATCCTCCCCGAACTGACCCCCGCAGAGGCGCTCGAGGTCTCGATGGTGCAATCGGTGGCCGGCACATTGGAAGGCGGACGGATCAGCCGCGCCCGTCCGTTCCGCGCGCCGCACCATTCGGCGAGCATGGCGGCGCTCACCGGCGGCGGCTTGAAGGTGCGCCCCGGCGAAGTGAGCCTCGCGCATCTGGGCGTCCTGTTCCTCGACGAATTGCCCGAGTTCCAGCGCCCCGTACTCGATTCGCTACGCCAGCCGCTTGAGACAGGGCAGGTCGATGTCGCGCGTGCCAACGCTCACGTCACTTTCCCAGCTCGAGTGCAGCTGGTCGCGGCGATGAACCCGTGCCGCTGCGGCTATGCCGGGGACGCTGCCCGCAACTGCAACCGCTACCCGCGCTGCGTCGGCGATTATCAGGCGCGGCTTTCCGGCCCGCTGCTCGACCGGATTGATCTCCATGTTCATGTCGCGGCCGTGAGCGCAGTGGACATGGCGCTCCCCCCGCCTACCGAGGGCAGTGCCGAGGTCGCGCGGAGAGTGGCAGCGGCGCGCAGCCGCCAGACCGCAAGGGGCGTGCGCTCCAACGCCGAGTTGGAGGGTGAACGGCTCGAACAATACGCCACCCCCGATGAGGCAGGCAGAAAGCTGTTGCTGCAAGCGGCCGAGAAACTGCGGCTGTCGGCGCGCGGCTACACCCGGATGCTGCGGGTCGGTCGCACCATCGCCGATCTCGCAGGAGCCGAAACCATAGGCCGCGCCCATATTGCCGAAGCGCTATCCTATCGCCTGACGAGCGGCTAA